In Arachis hypogaea cultivar Tifrunner chromosome 2, arahy.Tifrunner.gnm2.J5K5, whole genome shotgun sequence, a genomic segment contains:
- the LOC112750334 gene encoding calcium-dependent protein kinase 13 yields the protein MGNCCRSPAAVAREDVKSSFSDHTKGKHTSAASAAGKQKNAPITVLAGVPKENIEDKYLVDRELGRGEFGVTYLCIDRGSRELLACKSISKRKLRTAVDVEDVRRKVAIMRHLPRSSSIVSLREACEDDNAVHLVMELCEGGELFDRIVARGRYTERAAAVVARTVVEVVQLCHRHGVIHRDLKPENFLFANKKENSPLKAIDFGLSVFFKPGEKFSEIVGSPYYMAPEVLKRNYGPEIDIWSAGVILYILLCGVPPFWAESEQGVAQAILRGLIDFKREPWPSISESAKSLVKQMLEPDPKLRLTAKQVLEHPWIQNAKKAPNIPLGDAVKSRLKQFSMMNRFKRKALRVIADFLSNEEVEDIKDIFKKMDTDNDGIVSIEELKAGFQNFGSQLAESEIQMLLEAVNTNGKGTLDYGEFVAVSLHLKRMANDEHLRKAFSYFDKDGNGYIEPDELRNALMEDGTDDCADVANDIFQEVDTDKDGRISYEEFVAMMKTGTDWRKASRHYSRGRFNSLSLKLMKDGSVNLGTEQLLV from the exons ATGGGCAACTGCTGCCGATCTCCAGCTGCCGTTGCTCGCGAGGACGTGAAATCATCATTCTCCGACCACACCAAAGGAAAACACACCTCCGCAGCCAGCGCCGCCGGAAAACAGAAAAATGCTCCGATCACGGTCCTCGCCGGCGTTCCCAAGGAGAACATTGAGGATAAGTACCTGGTGGACCGTGAGCTCGGGCGTGGGGAGTTCGGCGTGACGTACCTCTGTATCGACCGGGGATCAAGAGAGCTGCTTGCTTGCAAGAGCATCTCGAAGCGGAAGTTGCGGACGGCGGTGGACGTTGAGGACGTGCGCCGTAAGGTGGCGATCATGCGCCACCTGCCTCGGAGCTCCAGCATCGTGTCGCTTCGTGAGGCTTGCGAGGATGACAACGCCGTGCACCTTGTAATGGAGCTCTGCGAGGGTGGGGAGCTCTTCGACAGAATCGTGGCCAGGGGACGTTACACGGAGCGCGCTGCCGCCGTAGTTGCAAGGACCGTCGTGGAGGTTGTGCAGCTGTGCCATAGGCATGGTGTGATTCACAGAGACCTGAAGCCGGAGAATTTCCTGTTTGCTAATAAGAAGGAGAATTCGCCGCTCAAGGCTATTGATTTCGGGCTTTCCGTATTCTTCAAGCCAG GTGAGAAATTCTCAGAAATTGTTGGAAGTCCATATTATATGGCTCCAGAGGTGCTCAAGCGGAACTATGGGCCAGAAATAGATATATGGAGTGCAGGAGTGATACTCTACATCTTACTATGTGGCGTTCCCCCATTTTGGGCTG AATCTGAACAAGGGGTTGCACAGGCTATTCTCAGAGGGCTTATAGATTTCAAACGAGAACCTTGGCCGAGTATTTCAGAAAGTGCTAAAAGTCTTGTTAAGCAAATGTTAGAACCAGACCCTAAACTTCGACTAACTGCCAAACAGGTGCTTG AGCATCCTTGGATCCAAAATGCTAAGAAGGCTCCAAATATTCCTCTTGGGGATGCTGTAAAATCAAGACTTAAGCAGTTTTCTATGATGAATAGATTCAAAAGAAAAGCCCTTAGG GTCATTGCTGATTTCTTGTCCAATGAAGAAGTTGAAGACATCAAAGATATCTTCAAAAAGATGGATACTGATAACGATGGTATTGTTTCCATTGAAGAACTAAAAGCTGGATTTCAAAATTTCGGATCTCAACTTGCCGAGTCCGAAATTCAGATGCTTCTTGAAGCT GTAAATACTAATGGGAAGGGAACCCTTGACTATGGAGAATTTGTTGCAGTTTCCCTCCATCTAAAAAGGATGGCTAATGATGAGCATCTTCGCAAGGCCTTCTCTTACTTTGACAAGGATGGGAATGGTTATATTGAACCAGACGAGTTACGGAATGCTTTGATGGAAGACGGGACAGATGATTGTGCAGACGTAGCAAATGATATTTTCCAGGAAGTGGACACAGACAAG GATGGACGCATCAGCTATGAAGAATTTGTGGCTATGATGAAAACCGGAACAGATTGGAGAAAAGCATCTAGGCATTACTCACGCGGGAGATTCAACAGCTTGAGCTTAAAGTTGATGAAGGACGGTTCTGTAAATTTAGGAACTGAGCAGTTACTTGTTTGA
- the LOC140177221 gene encoding serine/threonine-protein phosphatase 7 long form homolog, with product MADRRSMYRLNGVAHVAGSIGDDSTRCIYSVRRQQNMPMHDRIIPYLERAGLYHLARLNSQWFWLDEPLVSAFVERWRPETHTFHMPFGECTVTLQDVAFQLGLPVDGEAVSGCLGEFETYMEGGRPAWEWFQDLFGELPPPNKVKQMTVHFTWFHERFSVLPPNATEETVRIYARAYIMMLLSTQLFGDKSANRVHLRWLPFVANSHPEQSPTTRSLHTYQTGVSHRY from the exons ATGGCAGACAGAAGGAGCATGTACCGACTGAACGGTGTTGCGCATGTTGCCGGTTCCATTGGTGACGat TCCACTAGGTGTATATACAGTGTGAGACGGCAACAGAATATGCCCATGCATGATAGGATCATCCCGTATTTAGAGAGGGCTGGATTGTACCATTTGGCCAGACTAAACAGCCAATGGTTCTGGTTGGATGAGCCATTAGTTAGTGCGTTCGttgagaggtggcgtcctgagacgcaCACGTTCCACATGCCTTTTGGAGAGTGCACAGTGACATTGCAGGACGTGGCTTTTCAGCTTGGGTTGCCGGTCGATGGGGAGGCTGTGAGTGGTTGCCTTGGTGAGTTTGAGACATACATGGAGGGTGGTCGACCAGCCTGGGAGTGGTTTCAGGACCTATTCGGTGAGCTGCCACCACCGAATAAGGTCAAGCAGATGACAGTCCACTTTACATGGTTCCACGAGAGGTTTAGTGTGCTACCACCAAATGCAACCGAGGAGACAGTTCGCATCTACGCACGTGCCTACATCATGATGCTTTTATCTACTCAGTTATTTGGGGACAAGAGTGCGAACCGGGTACATTTACGGTGGTTGCCTTTTGTGGCAAATTCCCATCCTGAGCAATCGCCAACAACAAGGTCCCTCCATACTTACCAAACAGGTGTGTCCCATCGATACTGA